One Fuerstiella marisgermanici DNA window includes the following coding sequences:
- a CDS encoding acyl-CoA thioesterase, whose product MASFFETTRRVEFCETDMAGIVHFSNFYKWMEQAEHEFFRSLGLTIVNPQEGGATIGWPRVSAGCRFESPARYGDVLTVKLMLQRIGVKSLTYDVHFSIDGRPVAKGTMKTVSCTVTEQGLTSIPIPDEYLNQLSEYTGD is encoded by the coding sequence ATGGCATCATTCTTCGAAACGACACGGCGCGTTGAATTCTGCGAAACCGACATGGCCGGAATCGTCCACTTTTCCAACTTTTATAAGTGGATGGAGCAGGCAGAGCACGAATTCTTCCGATCTCTGGGCCTGACGATCGTCAACCCGCAAGAGGGCGGGGCCACTATTGGCTGGCCGCGAGTTTCTGCCGGCTGCCGCTTCGAATCGCCAGCCAGATACGGGGACGTGCTCACAGTGAAGCTCATGCTGCAGCGGATCGGCGTTAAGTCCCTGACCTACGACGTCCACTTCTCAATCGACGGCCGCCCCGTGGCAAAAGGCACCATGAAGACCGTCTCCTGCACGGTCACCGAACAAGGCCTGACGTCGATCCCGATTCCGGATGAATACCTTAACCAGTTAAGCGAGTACACAGGCGATTGA
- a CDS encoding tetratricopeptide repeat protein: MFRSNLVAMRLLPVVAVLFVGCSSGKDNPEVTLEKANIQFTRGNYDDAIPIYTKAAEKLPDRPELYFSRGLCYERLQLDQKAFEDYARCLEIDPQHIDARNNSGVVLANMDRYTEAAEQFTILIEQMPDNVLALRNRGLCYHDLKKFDKALADYDRGIEIAPDDAETWFQRGNVLLEQLKLAEAEADFTKAIELHPEHSKAWMNRGVTRYQLGHMEVAMEDLLHARELDENIVIPGINWVQTAPAAAEVVVAKPLLSPEAMSDRWDGCVNFVLQHLAEQGYSDIKITDDLPEHKCGLLTAAKDGKSYEVVLAFSFTADADSVEIPGLATVPQPDSLPRVLVVVADSKTDDSETTGFQVVTFTEDWKPAADKTVPVLSRLKLTPEK; this comes from the coding sequence GTGTTTCGCTCTAACCTTGTTGCGATGCGACTGTTGCCAGTCGTTGCTGTTCTGTTTGTGGGCTGTTCTTCCGGCAAAGACAATCCGGAAGTCACGCTTGAGAAAGCCAACATTCAGTTCACTCGCGGCAACTACGACGACGCGATTCCCATCTACACCAAGGCGGCCGAAAAGCTGCCGGACCGGCCGGAACTGTATTTCAGCCGCGGCCTGTGCTACGAACGTCTGCAGCTTGATCAGAAGGCGTTTGAGGACTATGCCAGGTGCCTTGAGATTGATCCTCAGCACATTGATGCTCGCAATAACAGCGGCGTCGTGTTGGCGAATATGGACCGTTACACAGAAGCGGCCGAGCAGTTTACGATTCTGATCGAACAAATGCCGGACAACGTGCTGGCTTTGCGTAACCGCGGCCTTTGCTATCACGACTTGAAGAAGTTCGACAAAGCGCTGGCAGACTACGACCGCGGCATTGAGATCGCTCCTGACGACGCCGAAACCTGGTTCCAACGCGGCAACGTTCTGCTGGAACAATTAAAGCTGGCGGAAGCGGAAGCGGACTTTACCAAAGCCATCGAACTGCACCCCGAACATTCCAAGGCGTGGATGAATCGCGGCGTCACGCGTTATCAGCTGGGCCACATGGAAGTCGCGATGGAAGACCTTCTGCACGCCCGCGAATTGGATGAAAACATCGTGATTCCGGGCATTAACTGGGTGCAGACTGCTCCAGCGGCGGCTGAAGTCGTGGTCGCTAAGCCGTTGCTGTCGCCTGAAGCGATGTCAGACCGCTGGGACGGCTGCGTCAACTTCGTGTTGCAGCATCTGGCGGAACAAGGTTACTCAGACATCAAAATCACGGACGACCTTCCCGAACACAAATGCGGATTGCTGACCGCGGCTAAGGACGGAAAGTCCTATGAAGTTGTGCTCGCATTCTCGTTCACAGCCGATGCGGATTCGGTGGAGATCCCGGGCCTGGCCACCGTGCCTCAGCCCGATTCGCTGCCCCGCGTTTTGGTGGTTGTTGCGGATTCGAAGACAGACGATTCGGAAACGACCGGCTTTCAAGTGGTCACATTCACAGAAGACTGGAAACCCGCCGCCGACAAGACGGTGCCCGTGCTAAGTCGTTTGAAGTTGACGCCTGAAAAGTAG
- a CDS encoding Zn-ribbon-containing protein: MLLARVSFIHQFEHEEFELADAAVRYLGALLRNGQICGEYVTGWSEGIFQAYVRLSHRTAIEERYLSEDGRSCLTMVQHQFGCDPVWEILDDNKSVRVPTLKSASSLYLFTHGLDADSPVNHGDRGSGIPLHLLPIDDQLRSELFGWAETYSDLDRVWFRTAALELPTYQQLADLNSELSTHGRDLCRQLEVATGKPTFYYLIRHWGDLAVENNRLCPGCGKTWLQPDSPMPSNIPFHKFHFRCHDCRLVSHRAVCFEADGHPEIGAWQPPENT; encoded by the coding sequence ATGTTGCTCGCACGAGTCAGTTTTATTCATCAATTCGAACACGAAGAATTCGAACTCGCCGACGCCGCCGTTCGTTATTTGGGGGCTCTGCTACGCAACGGGCAGATCTGCGGCGAATACGTCACCGGTTGGTCGGAAGGGATTTTTCAGGCCTACGTCCGGCTGTCTCATCGCACCGCAATCGAAGAACGATATCTGTCAGAAGATGGCCGATCCTGCCTGACGATGGTGCAACATCAATTCGGCTGCGATCCGGTTTGGGAAATTCTGGACGACAACAAGTCGGTTCGCGTTCCCACACTGAAGTCTGCGTCGTCGTTGTACCTTTTTACTCATGGCCTGGACGCCGACAGCCCCGTCAACCACGGCGATCGTGGTTCCGGAATTCCACTGCATCTGTTGCCGATCGACGATCAACTGCGATCTGAACTGTTTGGCTGGGCGGAAACGTATTCCGATCTGGATCGTGTCTGGTTTCGTACGGCCGCTTTGGAATTGCCCACGTATCAGCAACTGGCCGACCTGAACAGTGAACTGTCGACGCATGGCCGTGACCTGTGTCGGCAGCTGGAAGTAGCAACCGGCAAACCGACGTTCTATTATCTGATCCGCCATTGGGGCGATCTGGCGGTCGAAAACAACAGACTTTGTCCTGGCTGCGGAAAGACGTGGCTGCAGCCGGACAGCCCGATGCCGTCGAATATCCCGTTTCACAAATTTCACTTTCGCTGCCACGATTGCCGCCTGGTGTCTCATCGAGCCGTCTGTTTCGAAGCGGACGGCCATCCGGAAATCGGTGCGTGGCAACCACCAGAAAACACATAG
- a CDS encoding DUF1559 domain-containing protein, translated as MYRSRLQSGRSAPAPRGGFTLIELLVVIAIIAILISLLLPAVQQAREAARRTQCKNNLKQLALAAHNFHDVYNRFPAGGIAPPIDVAFGGSGPKNLTFYDHQFYGTLPQLLPQIEQANLYNEMEVWKGVDFRPDTSTTADDYIVEGSFFGDGPTWAAAQAKIPAFSCPSDAGGRSSRTLAAVHYWQTASGGSITYSYWSTDYGLGKTNYTGVAGHFGPITQHASWARLKGVFGQRTKYKFRDITDGTSNTLLFGELTGDETPPIGTDTAGTDVDFHWINAPAMVTAWGLKKVGNPWQFNSYHTGTVQFAMGDGAVRNISTNIDGTTYRNLAAMGDGEVIGEY; from the coding sequence ATGTACAGATCGAGACTGCAGAGCGGTCGTTCCGCTCCTGCCCCACGTGGCGGGTTCACCCTAATCGAGCTTTTGGTTGTGATTGCGATTATTGCGATCCTCATTTCGCTGTTGTTGCCTGCCGTGCAACAGGCTCGCGAAGCGGCCCGCCGGACGCAGTGTAAGAACAATTTGAAGCAGCTTGCGTTGGCAGCTCACAACTTTCATGACGTGTACAACCGCTTCCCGGCTGGCGGTATCGCGCCACCAATCGACGTGGCATTCGGCGGTTCCGGTCCCAAGAATCTGACCTTCTACGATCACCAGTTTTACGGAACTTTGCCTCAGTTGCTGCCGCAGATTGAACAAGCCAACCTGTACAACGAAATGGAAGTGTGGAAAGGCGTCGACTTCCGCCCCGACACGTCCACGACCGCCGATGACTATATCGTGGAAGGTTCGTTCTTCGGAGACGGTCCAACATGGGCGGCTGCTCAGGCGAAGATTCCAGCCTTCAGTTGTCCTTCTGATGCAGGAGGCCGAAGTTCTCGGACGTTGGCCGCCGTCCACTACTGGCAAACTGCTAGTGGCGGTTCGATTACTTATTCCTACTGGAGCACAGACTACGGATTGGGCAAGACCAACTACACCGGAGTGGCCGGTCACTTTGGGCCTATTACACAGCATGCGAGCTGGGCTCGGCTGAAGGGCGTTTTCGGCCAGCGTACGAAGTACAAATTCCGTGACATCACCGACGGCACCAGCAACACGCTTCTGTTTGGTGAATTGACGGGTGACGAAACACCGCCGATTGGAACTGACACTGCCGGAACAGATGTCGACTTCCACTGGATCAACGCGCCAGCCATGGTGACGGCGTGGGGCCTGAAAAAGGTTGGCAACCCGTGGCAGTTTAACAGCTACCACACAGGAACCGTGCAGTTTGCGATGGGCGATGGTGCAGTCAGAAATATTTCGACTAACATTGACGGTACGACATACAGGAACCTGGCTGCGATGGGGGATGGCGAGGTCATCGGCGAATACTAA
- a CDS encoding transcription antitermination factor NusB: MNNAWKKRRQPRRPSKPADTSETLPLEDHLHSGRMLAWFALQRYDDTGRFLSEILTDSDSLHALSGQDRGLAVDVASGVVRRRRTIDTLLESQISRPRSNVEPDLWRLLQLGVFQVVFSRTPEHAAVDTTVELAKQIGCSRWCGFANGVLRNVARLVGEATTDEPASNTLPTSGGTYRRLEQAIFPDPAVDLPEYVGRVFSLPRSLARRWSGRLSRSDLLTTCFASLQIPETCLRINRVAATVNHVQTALTEHGVEVLPGHNPWSLRLPHAARITELPGYAEGWWSVQDESAMLAAELLAPQPGEKILDLCAAPGGKSTHLAELSRDTAEITACDVSEHRLRRVQESVNRLQFGSIETVLISRDGEDIPSGPYDAVLVDVPCSNTGVLSRRPEARWRFREDELAELVQLQTRLLLTAMDHVRPGGRIVYSTCSIEPEETTELVANVASLVPELTVQSQQLQLPGQPADGAFQAVLQRA, encoded by the coding sequence ATGAACAACGCATGGAAAAAACGACGGCAACCGCGGCGGCCTTCAAAACCGGCAGACACATCGGAAACGCTGCCGCTGGAAGACCACCTTCACAGCGGACGAATGCTGGCCTGGTTCGCACTGCAGCGGTACGACGATACTGGTCGTTTTTTGTCTGAAATCCTGACGGACTCAGATTCGTTGCACGCACTTTCCGGGCAGGACCGAGGTCTCGCTGTGGACGTGGCATCCGGAGTCGTCCGCCGTCGTCGCACGATCGACACGTTGCTGGAATCACAGATTTCACGCCCGCGTTCCAACGTCGAACCGGACCTGTGGCGGCTGCTGCAGCTTGGCGTGTTTCAGGTCGTGTTCTCGCGAACCCCGGAACATGCGGCCGTCGATACCACAGTCGAACTGGCCAAGCAGATCGGCTGCAGCCGCTGGTGCGGATTTGCCAACGGAGTGCTTCGCAACGTGGCTCGACTTGTTGGCGAAGCCACAACTGATGAACCCGCGTCAAACACGTTGCCGACTAGCGGCGGCACATATCGTCGACTCGAACAGGCCATCTTTCCCGACCCTGCCGTCGACCTTCCGGAATATGTTGGTCGAGTGTTCTCGTTGCCACGTTCTTTAGCGCGGCGGTGGAGTGGGCGGTTGTCACGGTCTGATTTGCTGACGACGTGTTTCGCCAGTCTGCAGATTCCCGAAACGTGTTTGCGAATCAATCGAGTGGCGGCGACTGTCAATCATGTGCAGACTGCATTGACGGAACACGGCGTTGAAGTGTTGCCCGGCCACAATCCGTGGTCGCTTCGTTTGCCCCATGCCGCTCGCATTACCGAACTGCCCGGCTACGCGGAAGGTTGGTGGTCTGTGCAGGATGAATCCGCCATGCTGGCTGCAGAACTATTGGCTCCTCAACCTGGTGAAAAAATTCTGGACCTGTGCGCAGCTCCGGGAGGCAAGTCGACTCATCTGGCGGAACTCAGCCGCGACACGGCCGAAATCACCGCGTGCGATGTATCAGAACACCGGTTGCGACGGGTTCAGGAAAGCGTGAACCGCCTGCAGTTTGGCAGCATCGAAACGGTTCTCATCAGCCGCGACGGGGAAGACATTCCCAGCGGCCCGTACGACGCAGTGCTGGTAGACGTGCCGTGTTCCAACACGGGCGTGTTGTCGCGTCGACCGGAAGCGCGGTGGCGATTCCGAGAAGACGAACTGGCGGAACTGGTGCAGCTTCAAACCAGGTTGCTGCTGACGGCGATGGACCACGTGCGCCCCGGTGGTCGAATTGTCTATTCCACGTGCAGCATCGAACCGGAAGAAACGACGGAGTTGGTCGCGAACGTCGCCAGTCTTGTCCCGGAACTGACCGTCCAAAGCCAGCAGCTGCAGCTACCCGGTCAACCGGCTGACGGAGCCTTCCAGGCGGTGCTCCAGCGCGCCTGA
- the aroA gene encoding 3-phosphoshikimate 1-carboxyvinyltransferase — translation MIESRLITPTNGPVSGTIRPPGSKSITNRALIIAAMANGTSSLTGVLFSKDTEVMLESLHRLGIAVQHDSAAGTCRVEGCGGTIPAEKAELWLENSGTSIRFLTSLCALGRGPYELDGVERMRERPIGDLVSALNALGANVQCRDQSTQCPPVIVDSASDNRLGGAVDIAGNLSSQFLSSLLMMAPAADAPVTLNVEGELVSKPYVTMTIQMMKAFGVTVSHPDDLSSFQIPPQKYVAQQYDIEPDASAASYFLGAAAVTGGRVTVDGLSKNALQGDVEFATALERMGCEVTWNASSVTVTGKPLCGVDIDMNAISDTAQTLATVACFADSPTTIRNVGHMRHKETDRIAAVVTELRRAGIQAEEFDDGLKIFPGVPQPAEIHTYDDHRMAMSFSLLGLRAKGICILDPGCTSKTYPNYFDDLQQLCDGTLSGDSSDQAAASQRSVS, via the coding sequence ATGATTGAATCACGACTTATTACGCCGACGAACGGTCCCGTGTCCGGGACGATCCGGCCGCCAGGCTCAAAAAGCATCACCAATCGCGCGTTGATTATCGCGGCAATGGCGAACGGAACGTCATCATTGACTGGTGTTTTGTTCAGCAAAGATACGGAAGTCATGCTGGAAAGTCTCCATCGCCTCGGCATCGCTGTACAGCACGATTCCGCGGCCGGCACGTGCAGGGTTGAAGGCTGTGGCGGAACGATTCCCGCCGAAAAGGCTGAGTTGTGGTTGGAAAACAGCGGCACCAGCATTCGGTTTCTCACGTCGCTGTGCGCGTTGGGACGCGGTCCGTACGAATTGGACGGCGTCGAACGCATGCGCGAACGGCCGATCGGTGACTTGGTTTCAGCGCTAAACGCTTTGGGAGCAAACGTACAGTGCCGCGACCAATCGACTCAATGCCCGCCGGTGATTGTCGATTCCGCATCTGACAACCGACTTGGCGGCGCCGTCGACATCGCAGGAAATCTGTCCAGCCAGTTCCTTAGCAGTTTGCTGATGATGGCACCGGCCGCCGACGCCCCCGTCACGCTGAACGTGGAAGGCGAATTGGTTTCTAAACCTTACGTCACCATGACCATTCAAATGATGAAGGCGTTCGGAGTCACCGTCTCGCATCCGGATGACCTCTCGTCGTTTCAAATACCGCCGCAGAAATATGTGGCTCAACAGTACGACATCGAACCTGATGCTTCGGCCGCGAGCTATTTTCTGGGAGCTGCAGCCGTTACTGGTGGACGCGTCACGGTTGACGGGCTTTCGAAAAACGCGTTACAGGGCGACGTGGAATTTGCCACCGCTTTAGAACGCATGGGCTGCGAAGTGACATGGAATGCCAGCAGCGTCACGGTCACCGGCAAACCGCTATGCGGCGTCGACATCGACATGAATGCCATCAGCGATACGGCTCAAACACTGGCCACGGTGGCGTGCTTCGCAGATTCGCCAACAACGATTCGCAACGTTGGACACATGCGACACAAAGAAACGGATCGCATCGCAGCGGTCGTGACCGAACTGCGGCGAGCCGGAATTCAGGCGGAAGAATTTGACGATGGCTTGAAGATCTTCCCCGGTGTTCCGCAGCCTGCCGAAATTCATACTTACGATGATCACCGCATGGCAATGAGTTTTTCGTTGCTCGGATTAAGAGCGAAAGGTATTTGCATTCTCGACCCCGGCTGCACCAGCAAAACGTATCCAAACTATTTCGACGACCTTCAACAGTTGTGCGATGGAACTCTGTCCGGCGATAGCTCAGACCAGGCGGCTGCCAGCCAGCGGAGTGTCTCATGA
- a CDS encoding TIGR03000 domain-containing protein, with translation MTRLKLSVAMTAIALMGMSSNVEAGGLFGGGSYGSAGGSLGSYGGGSYGSVGGSYGSTGDSHGSHGSSGVSRREARRAAKQAASHGSDGGSYGSTGASYGSTGASYGSGSYGSAGSGSYGSAGSASYGSTGSAGSTGSRVKKVRVKRVKVRRPSSSHGSSGGASSGSYGSSSYGGSSSYGSGSSGGSSSYGGGSYGGGSYGAGSYGVSGSYGGHFQAATTPQVPYRVAAAQQPRVAVTAARPVQQFAYVVVQLPEDATLYLGGNRTNVTGGVRKFKIPVTHAGQSVAYTVRAELTRNGQVYVAKSTEQLVAGKTVSVKVNDVAAADVSVATR, from the coding sequence ATGACACGGCTTAAGTTGTCTGTGGCAATGACTGCGATCGCGTTGATGGGCATGAGCTCAAACGTAGAAGCAGGCGGTTTATTCGGTGGCGGCTCATACGGTTCAGCTGGAGGATCACTGGGTTCCTACGGCGGCGGATCGTACGGCAGTGTTGGTGGTTCTTACGGCAGCACAGGCGATTCACACGGTTCGCATGGTTCTTCCGGCGTTTCACGTCGAGAAGCCCGTCGTGCAGCCAAACAAGCGGCATCGCACGGTTCTGATGGTGGATCTTACGGTTCTACCGGAGCTTCATACGGTTCAACGGGAGCTTCTTACGGATCGGGATCTTATGGTTCTGCTGGCTCTGGATCGTACGGTTCTGCTGGTTCAGCGTCCTATGGTTCAACAGGCTCAGCCGGATCCACAGGTTCACGAGTCAAGAAGGTTCGCGTTAAGCGAGTGAAAGTTCGTCGACCTTCGTCGTCACACGGTTCCAGTGGCGGAGCGTCTTCCGGGTCTTACGGATCATCTTCGTACGGCGGCAGCAGCAGCTATGGTAGCGGATCATCTGGCGGCAGCAGCTCTTACGGTGGTGGATCATACGGCGGCGGTTCCTATGGAGCCGGTTCATATGGCGTGTCTGGCAGCTATGGCGGACACTTCCAGGCAGCCACGACGCCTCAGGTTCCTTACCGAGTGGCCGCGGCTCAGCAGCCACGCGTTGCCGTGACAGCAGCACGACCGGTTCAGCAGTTCGCTTATGTTGTTGTGCAGCTGCCTGAAGATGCAACTTTGTATCTCGGCGGTAACCGAACAAACGTCACTGGCGGAGTTCGAAAGTTCAAAATTCCCGTGACACACGCCGGTCAGAGCGTTGCGTACACCGTTCGTGCAGAATTGACTCGCAACGGTCAGGTCTATGTCGCAAAAAGCACAGAACAGCTGGTGGCTGGCAAGACTGTCAGCGTGAAGGTCAACGACGTCGCCGCAGCGGATGTCTCTGTCGCAACTCGTTAA